One genomic region from Amphiprion ocellaris isolate individual 3 ecotype Okinawa chromosome 20, ASM2253959v1, whole genome shotgun sequence encodes:
- the LOC111567072 gene encoding bile salt-activated lipase-like — protein sequence MVWIYGGGFTYGNSIGHFSNANLYNGQQITERGNVIVVSVGYRVGTLGFLSTGDSSLPGNYGLWDQQAAIAWVHRNIRSFGGDPDNITVFGESAGGASVSMQTLTPHNRGLIRRAISHSGVALCSWAVHRNPRSVAEQYSSDPVILKMYLLPVIDGDFLPDEPSHLFHNAADINYMAGVNNMDGFSFTTADIPSLSSEQVDTPIEDTKRLLAAYTKDKGSAGAENAFSTYTSTWETNPSQETIKKTVADIGTDYMFLAPTQAALYLHATKATTKRTYSYLFSEPNLYASWMYPRWMGADHFDEVQYVFGRPFTKSDKYWPYNRDLSGYMITYWTNFAKTGDPNQGGVEVPVSWPTFTSTGQEYLEIHHDMDQSCVKQNMRQRYVYFWTSILPNLPSVCSQ from the exons ATGGTGTGGATCTACGGAGGAGGTTTTACCTATGGAAACTCAATAGGTCATTTCAGCAACGCCAACCTTTACAACGGGCAGCAGATCACAGAGAGAGGAAATGTTATCGTGGTGTCAGTAGGGTACCGGGTCGGAACTCTGGGCTTCCTGAGCACCGGAGACTCCAGTTTACCTG GAAACTATGGTCTGTGGGACCAGCAGGCTGCCATCGCCTGGGTGCACAGAAACATCCGCTCATTTGGAGGAGACCCTGACAACATAACCGTCTTCGGAGAGTCTGCAGGTGGAGCTAGTGTTAGCATGCAG ACTCTAACTCCCCACAACAGAGGACTGATCAGGAGAGCCATCTCCCACAGTGGGGTGGCGCTTTGCTCTTGGGCTGTCCACAGAAACCCCCGCAGTGTGGCTGAGCAG TATTCGTCAGACCCTGTGATATTGAAAATGTACCTGCTTCCTGTGATTGACGGTGACTTCCTGCCGGATGAGCCCTCCCACTTGTTCCACAATGCGGCCGACATCAACTACATGGCTGGAGTCAACAACATGGACGGATTTAGCTTCACTACTGCCGATATTCCATCACTCAGCTCTGAGCAGGTGGACACTCCGAT AGAGGATACGAAGAGACTCTTAGCTGCCTACACTAAGGACAAGGGTTCCGCTGGTGCAGAAAATGCCTTCTCAACATACACCTCAACCTGGGAAACTAACCCCAGCCAGGAGACCATCAAGAAAACAGTTGCGGATATTGGAACAGACTATATGTTCCTGGCTCCTACACAGGCTGCACTTTACCTTCATGCTACCAAGGCCAC AACCAAACGTACCTACTCCTACCTATTCTCTGAACCCAACCTTTATGCCAGCTGGATGTACCCCCGCTGGATGGGAGCCGACCACTTTGATGAGGTGCAGTACGTGTTCGGAAGGCCGTTCACCAAAAGTGACAAGTACTGGCCTTACAATCGGGACCTCTCCGGCTACATGATTACCTACTGGACCAACTTTGCCAAAACTGG AGATCCCAACCAAGGAGGCGTGGAGGTGCCTGTGAGCTGGCCCACGTTCACCAGCACTGGACAGGAGTATCTGGAGATCCACCATGACATGGACCAAAGCTGTGTGAAGCAGAACATGAGGCAGCGTTATGTGTATTTCTGGACCAGCATCCTGCCCAACCTTCCTTCAGTCTGTTCACAATAA